The Coregonus clupeaformis isolate EN_2021a chromosome 27, ASM2061545v1, whole genome shotgun sequence genomic sequence GTGTCTACACCGGCTGTACAGACCTGCAACGGTGTCTACACCGGCTGTACAGACCTGCAACGGTGTCTACACCGGCTGTACAGACCTGCAACGGTGTCTACACCGGCTGTACAGACCTGCAACGGTGTCTACACCGCCTGTACAGACCTGCAACGGTGTCTACACCGGCTGTACAGACCTGCAACGGTGTCTACACCGGCTGTACAGACCTGCAACGGTGTCTACACCGCCTGTACAGACCTGCAACGGTGTCTACACCGCCTGTACAGACCTGCAACGGTGTCTACACCGCCTGTACAGACCTGCAACGGTGTCTACACCGGCTGTACAGACCTGCAACGGTGTCTACACCGGCTGTACAGACCTGCAACGGTGTCTACACCGGCTGTACAGACCTGCAACGGTGTCTACACCGGCTGTACAGACCTGCAACGGTGTCTACACCGGCTGTACAGACCTGCAACGGTGTCTACACCGGCTGTACAGACCTGCAACGGTGTCTACACCGCCTGTACAGACCTGCAACGGTGTCTACACCGCCTGTACAGACCTGCAACGGTGTCTACACCGGCTGTACAGACCTGCAACGGTGTCTACACCGGCTGTACAGACCTGCAACGGTGTCTACACCGCCTGTACAGACCTGCAACGGTGTCTACACCGCCTGTACAGACCTGCAACGGTGTCTACACCGGCTGTACAGACCTGCAACGGTGTCTACACCGGCTGTACAGACCTGCAACGGTGTCTACACCGCCTGTACAGACCTGCAACGGTGTCTACACCGCCTGTACAGACCTGCAACGGTGTCTACACCGCCTGTACAGACCTGCAACGGTGTCTACACCGCCTGTACAGACCTGCAACGGTGTCTACACCGGCTGTACAGACCTGCAACGGTGTCTACACCGGCTGTACAGACCTGCAACGGTGTCTACACCGGCTGTACAGACCTGCAACGGTGTCTACACCGCCTGTACAGACCTGCAACGGTGTCTACACCGGCTGTACAGACCTGCAACGGTGTCTACACCGCCTGTACATACTTGCAACGGTGTGTTTCACCTGTACTAACGTGTGTTTTCTGTGTTTCAGTGGAGGCGTCCGTCCATTATCAACAGTCTGGCACCAGGATCTACTGTTCTGATAAGACCATCGAGGCTGCCGAGGCTCTGCTGCACATGGACTCTCCTACCAGCCTGAGAGGGGACCGCAGCCcaggtaactaacacacacacacacttattttgATATTTTAGTTGTATTCATGATGGCATATTCCATCCATAAGCAGCTTATATACAATAACAGAGAGACATCATTGATGTAATAGATCTCAGATGATTTCTTATAAATGTTGGTGTTCACACAACGTCATATccaccagaacacacacacacactacacacacacacagtttctctCTTCATAAAGTGTTCCGTCTTGTCCCACTAGACGTGTTCATCCCGGCAGCGTGTGTGACCACCCCAGACTTCCTCCACGCTGCGATGCGTCCAGACGTGATGACCGAGACTGTGGTGGAGGTGTCTACAGAAGACTGTGTGGACGAGGACATGGAGGTCACCCTCATAGAGGAACCAGACCAATCAGAGCCTGACCACCAACCCGTCAGAAAGAAGAAAGGTTAAGATGGCTTTAAGACAGGATAGAATACTGGCTAATCCAATGAGAAATCAAGAAACTTTCCATAATACTACCCAAAGATACTGTCTGTTGATTAAGACCTAAAAGTAATGCTAAAGTGCCTCAATTCTTTTAATGATAACAGCAATATTAGGTGTTGATTAAATAGGAATTGAATTGTCAGACTGGCTGTATCTTGTAGACAGGATGTTGATGGTAAATAGGAATGAATTGTCAGACTGGCTGTATCTTGTAGACAGGATGTTGATGGTAAATAGGAATTGAATTGTCAGACTGGCTGTATCTTGTAGCCAGGATGTTGATGGTAAATAGGAATGAATTGTCAGACTGGCTGTATCTTGTAGCCAGGATGTTGATGGTAAATAGGAATGAATTGTCAGACTGGCTGTATCTTGTAGCCAGGATGTTGATGGTAAATAGGAATGAATTGTCAGACTGGCTGTATCTTGTAGCCAGGATGTTGATGGTAAATAGGAATGAATTGTCAGACTGGCTGTATGTTGTAGACAGGATGTTGATGGTAAATAGGAATGAATTGTCAGACTGGCTGTATCTTGTAGACAGGATGTTGATGGTAAATAGGAATGAATTGTCAGACTGGCTGTATGTTGTAGCCAGGATGTTGATGGTAAATAGGAATGAATTGTCAGACTGGCTGTATGTTGTAGACAGGATGTTGATGGTAAATAGGAATGAATTGTCAGACTGGCTGTATCTTGTAGACAGGATGTTGATGGTAAATAGGAATGAATTGTCAGACTGGCTGTATGTTGTAGACAGGATGTTGATGGTAAATAGGATTGAATTGTCAGACTGGCTGTATGTTGTAGACAGGATGTTGATGGTAAATAGGAATGAATTGTCAGACTGGCTGTATCTTGTAGACAGGATGTTGATGGTAAATAGGAATGAATTGTCAGACTGGCTGTATCTTGTAGACAGGATGTTGATGGTAAATAGGAATGAATTGTCAGACTGGCTGTATCTTGTAGACAGGATGTTGATGGTAAATAGGATTGAATTGTCAGACTGGCTGTATGTTGTAGACAGGATGTTGATGGTAAATAGGAATGAATTGTCAGACTGGCTGTATCTTGTAGACAGGATGTTGATGGTAAATAGGAATGAATTGTCAGACTGGCTGTATCTTGTAGACAGGATGTTGATGGTAAATAGGAATGAATTGTCAGACTGGCTGTATCTTGCAGACAAAGAGCACCAACTATTGGCAGATTGGGAGATTGCAAGCAATGTGAAATGCTCATGTCTTTCACTGATTAATGTCAGTTGATTTTAGATTTAGTTTGAATAACTTTATTGGTCTTGTCTGTGTAGCGGGGAGGAAGCCAAAGCCTCACCAGCCTGCTGTGTCCAACGGATCACCGGACCTCGTCATCAAGAAGAAACCCAGAGAAGGAAAAGGTATGACAGACCTAATGTATTATATAAAGGACCCATACATCAACTCTGAGGATGGCATGTGTTGAATATTCACCTCTTTGTGACGTTAACCTGTTGCCTGTAAACATGGAGGAAGGGATAAATATCAGCTTCCTGTTGACcgacctgtctgtctgtgctctCCAGGAAGCACCACGTACCTGTGGGAGTTCCTGTTAGATTTACTCCAGGACAAGAACACCTGTCCCAGGTATATCAAGTGGACTCAGCGAGAGAAGGGTATCTTCAAGCTGGTGGACTCCAAGGCTGTGTCCAAGCTGTGGGGCAAACACAAGAACAAACCTGACATGAACTATGAAACCATGGGGCGGGCTCTGAGGTGAGGGCTTACCCAAGAACTGTCTATCACTTGAAATGGACTGGTGTGGGGTATACTGTTGGTTGTATGAGCTCTACCACTTCCAGTTCAGTCTGAACTTTACCACTCTCCCTCTATTTTCTCCCCCTTCCTCGTCCCTCTCTtcctatcccccctcctctctcctccctcatctattccccctccctctctctcccccctccctctctctccccctccctctccctccctatccttcctcctccctctctaccaggTACTACTACCAGCGTGGTATACTGGCCAAGGTCGAAGGTCAGCGGCTGGTCTACCAGTTCAAGGAGATGCCCAAGAACATCATTATCATCGAGGACGACAAGGCCGACTCCAGATCGGACGATCTGATTGGCTCAGAGAAGTCTTACCACGAGAGAGTCCCGCCCTCGTCGGAGACGATACTGAATGTGGCCGAGCTCGCCAAGGCGCCCACCATCCTGAGGGGCGGGACTAGAACCATAGTCCATGCACCGGTTGCTAAGGGCAACAATGTGGTGATGACTGGGGGCGGGGCGGCGGTGGGGGTTCCGAGGATAGTGACCGTTTCCACGGCGCCAGACGGAACCCAGACGCAGCATTCTCACACGGCCATCATCCCCACCGTCTCAGGAcccaggttagagagagagagacacaccctAATACTGACCGTAAAATAGTTTGTTTATATCTATCTAGCAATATCTAGTAAGTTTGTATTTACAAAACTTTGTCAGACTCCAGTTTGTTATTGTTTCTGTCTCCAGGACTGTACGGGTCGCCATGCAGGTGCCTGTAGTCATGACAACATCACTGGGCCAGAAGATCTCAACGGTTGCCATGCAACAGGCGCCGGGGACGTCGGGAGGCCAAACAACGTACCAACTGGCCAACGCCTCTCCCATCGGCACGGCAACGGGCAACGCCAGCTCACAACAGAAGGTGGGTAACCACTAGTTAGCTAGTGGATGTGTCAGCCAGCTACACTGTAGACAGAATGGACAGTTTGACTTGGCTGAACTACACAGGCACGCCTCATACTAACCATCAACGATTGAAAACTTGAATCTTGTAAACCATATAGTTAACTTTTGATCCCATAAAATTAAAGACACTAGGTCTAATCCTTTACCTTCTACATCATACCTTTTCACCCAGGTTGTATTCAGACCGTCCCACCACTCTGTATAGATCTAGAATGAGTAGACCTGTTCCTAACAGTATATCTCTTCTCTCCAGGTTGTAATCAGACCGTCCCACCACTCTGTATAGATCTAGAATGAGTAGACCTGTTCCTAACAGTATATCGCTTCTCTCCAGGTTGTAATCAGAACGTCCCACCACTCTGTATAGATCTAGAATGAGTAGACCTGTTCCTAACAGTATATCTCTTCTCTCCAGGTTGTATTCAGACCGTCCCACCACTCTGTATAGATCTAGAATGAGTAGACCTGTTCCTAACAGTATATCTCTTCTCTCCAGGTTGTATTCAGACCGTCCCACCACTCTGTATAGATCTAGAATGAGTAGACCTGTTCCTAACAGTATATCTCTTCTCTCCAGGTTGTAATCAGACCGTCCCACCACTCTGTATAGATCTAGAATGAGTAGACCTGTTCCTAACAGTATATCTCTTCTCTCCAGGTTGTGATTCAGACCGTCCCACCACTCTGTATAGATCTAGAATGAGTAGACCTGTTCCTAACAGTATATCTCTTCTCTCCAGGTTGTAATCAGACCGTCCCACCACTCTGTATAGATCTAGAATGAGTAGACCTGTTCCTAACAGTATATCTCTTCTCTCCAGGTTGTAATCAGACCGTCCCACCACTCTGTATAGATCTAGAATGAGTAGACCTGTTCCTAACAGTATATCTCTTCTCTCCAGGTTGTGATCCAGACCGTCCCCACCACTCTGTATAGATCTAGAATGAGTAGACCTGTTCCTAACAGTATATCTCTTCTCTCCAGGTTGTGATCCAGACCATCCCCACCATGGTTCCGGCCACGGCAGAGAACGGAGACAAGATCACGGTCCAGCTGGCTAAGATCATCACCATCCCAGCCCACCAGCTGGCCCAGTACCAGCAGCAGCGGACCAAGCCCGGCCTGGGGGGCTCCCCGACGGGCAGCGTTTCTCTCCTGGGCGGGACAAACTCCTGGGGGGTCCGAGCCCTGGCACCTCATGTTACCATGGCTCCAGGGACACAGGtgacattttaatttttttggcaATTTTAAGCTAGAAATAGGAAAACGCATACTTTGAAACATCACGAGATACTGTAATTCAAGCGAAAAAGTATTGCATTTGGGAACAGACTTGTGTGTGattattaaatgttttacaaattcAAATATTTGGTCCCCTGTAACCAAGGTGATGAGGTTGGCTGTTCCCACAACGCTGCATCATCAACAGACGCATCATATCGTCACAACAACGCAAGGTGGCGGGACAGGGACGGCAGTGGTCACCGTGACGACGACAGCCAACCGGAGTGCTCCGTCGGCGGCACCCCATATCATCAGCGGCATCATCAAAAGTTCGGACATCGCCACGGCAATGAGagaacagcaacaacagcaaGCCAAGACGCTGACAGTTCAAACGGTGTCGGTACAGGCCGTTCCGGTCCAGACGACGTTACCGGAAGCACCGGAGAAGGACAGTCCGAGCCGCGAGGCTGTCGCCACGGAGATCGTCCCGGTAGTCGTCCAATCAGAAGATCCAGAGTGTTGAGAGGTCACAAGTACGGACACACGCATACCTATAATCATTGTTTGTACAGTTTTTGCCCAGATAGGAGTTTGTTCCTCTTTTTCTACCTGACAGTCTGAGAGACTATAAAGACCCACGACCACCTCTGATTTACCCTGGGGGGGTCTACCTTCCAACCACAGCCTCATCTCTCCCTGGAGACCCAGGGtgtgaccctattccctatacagtgcactactttagtagGCAACAGGGTGTCATTTGAATTGTACACGACTGGAGGACACCCAACCCACATAGGAACCCAGCAATGACTTTTCAAAAGGGAAGAATCTCCTTTCAGAAAAAGGGACCAAGTCAAACTCAAATCACTACATTTCTGTTTCTGGCAGACGAGACTCTAGCTAACTAAGCTACAGGAAAAAACGCAAACACTAAACAAATGTAATGATAAAAACCAAACTGGTAAGGAAAGGATAGAGATGGATGGGGGGGATGTGCTTTGTATAGAAATGTtctttttgtgtttttatttttctCTTGTGTAAAAAACCAGCCTTTTATTTGACGATCACTGTGCAGATGTAGGATGGTACACGCTGCTACgcatcacacacaccacatgaaAGACTGTTCTAGGATCAGCTCTTACAAGGGAAGAATAAAAAGCTAAAGGGACTTTATATGTATATAACTATTATACAGTTTATGGAGTTAAATGCAAAACAAAACAGCCTTAgaatgatttgttttatttttcattcattGTTTATAAGATAAACCTGATCTAGGTTTGTGTTACGGTTTCTTCTGACTTTTGATACCTTGTACCAAGCACAGTGTTATAAAACAATACGGCATCACATTTTTCTATTGTGGTTTGAAGCCCAGGTCAGTGTATGTGGGTTGgttccagggttggggtcaaaatccatttcaattcaggaagtatactgaaattccaattctcttcaatggtGACAGattggaattgaaatggaattgaccccaaccctggttggTTCTAGTAGACCTTGACCATAGGCTTACTAGATCTACTTCCCCGTGGTAACTGTCTCTAGGGTAACTGCCTGCAGCTTCCATTTTGGGGCCTCCATTTCTTTTGGGTAGATTTCGAAAATCTCATAAGCATGAACTTCTCGTCAGCCATCTTGGCTCTGCCCCCTATATTTTCTTTAGCATTTTTTGCTTATTCTTAGTTCTATAAAGATGTTCGGACTGAACTAGTTTGTATATTCAACATTTGAAGTATTCTATTTTGTTGTACTCTTGTTTCAAAGTGTATTCAAGTAGATTTTACTGAAATATAAAAAACATTTGAATTAAACGATTCTCCTTTTTGtctttttgtttaaaaaaaagtgaAATGATGCTCTTGCAAACGCGCCAACAATGCAcctttttaaaggcaatgttcctgcatTTGCGGTAAATACTACAGATGTTGGCTCAGACATTGGCCTGTTAGAGAGTGGTGATCTACGCACCACCGGGACCTGTTCCAACTGGGGATTTGAACGTGCCTGCA encodes the following:
- the elf2b gene encoding ETS-related transcription factor Elf-2b isoform X2, with protein sequence MATSLHEGPANQLDLLIRAVEASVHYQQSGTRIYCSDKTIEAAEALLHMDSPTSLRGDRSPDVFIPAACVTTPDFLHAAMRPDVMTETVVEVSTEDCVDEDMEVTLIEEPDQSEPDHQPVRKKKAGRKPKPHQPAVSNGSPDLVIKKKPREGKGSTTYLWEFLLDLLQDKNTCPRYIKWTQREKGIFKLVDSKAVSKLWGKHKNKPDMNYETMGRALRYYYQRGILAKVEGQRLVYQFKEMPKNIIIIEDDKADSRSDDLIGSEKSYHERVPPSSETILNVAELAKAPTILRGGTRTIVHAPVAKGNNVVMTGGGAAVGVPRIVTVSTAPDGTQTQHSHTAIIPTVSGPRTVRVAMQVPVVMTTSLGQKISTVAMQQAPGTSGGQTTYQLANASPIGTATGNASSQQKVVIQTIPTMVPATAENGDKITVQLAKIITIPAHQLAQYQQQRTKPGLGGSPTGSVSLLGGTNSWGVRALAPHVTMAPGTQVMRLAVPTTLHHQQTHHIVTTTQGGGTGTAVVTVTTTANRSAPSAAPHIISGIIKSSDIATAMREQQQQQAKTLTVQTVSVQAVPVQTTLPEAPEKDSPSREAVATEIVPVVVQSEDPEC
- the elf2b gene encoding ETS-related transcription factor Elf-2b isoform X1: MTSVVLVDSGGAVVEYVTAVEDPHQEGECEVEECEEGDGEAEVEVEGDVVEDETDGDLDEEEEYPAVIVEEVPGRGLEQCFSAQVLVYDDGTYLMQDVGEEQEVETEVVETVEASVHYQQSGTRIYCSDKTIEAAEALLHMDSPTSLRGDRSPDVFIPAACVTTPDFLHAAMRPDVMTETVVEVSTEDCVDEDMEVTLIEEPDQSEPDHQPVRKKKAGRKPKPHQPAVSNGSPDLVIKKKPREGKGSTTYLWEFLLDLLQDKNTCPRYIKWTQREKGIFKLVDSKAVSKLWGKHKNKPDMNYETMGRALRYYYQRGILAKVEGQRLVYQFKEMPKNIIIIEDDKADSRSDDLIGSEKSYHERVPPSSETILNVAELAKAPTILRGGTRTIVHAPVAKGNNVVMTGGGAAVGVPRIVTVSTAPDGTQTQHSHTAIIPTVSGPRTVRVAMQVPVVMTTSLGQKISTVAMQQAPGTSGGQTTYQLANASPIGTATGNASSQQKVVIQTIPTMVPATAENGDKITVQLAKIITIPAHQLAQYQQQRTKPGLGGSPTGSVSLLGGTNSWGVRALAPHVTMAPGTQVMRLAVPTTLHHQQTHHIVTTTQGGGTGTAVVTVTTTANRSAPSAAPHIISGIIKSSDIATAMREQQQQQAKTLTVQTVSVQAVPVQTTLPEAPEKDSPSREAVATEIVPVVVQSEDPEC